The following coding sequences lie in one Rhodococcus rhodochrous genomic window:
- a CDS encoding sigma-54-dependent Fis family transcriptional regulator, translating into MRPEIEQSWRRCLAMGVTPDSSPLRYIDDAPTDPKLVRAARPVLDRLADQLADAPVTILLASQDATIVDRRAGQRSLLGRLDRAQVAPGFIFAEECAGTNGIGTALEERKAFRVRGEEHLLESLHPLACVGSPIVDPVSRAVTGIVDITCQVDDVNELMAPLVLSAVRDIEERLFALSARSEQNLLREYMRSKRRGHAAVVAMSRDTVIATPTVSRLMDSTDQMMIWDWISTHLAAKDEWEGPLRFAEGIDVRVHARRVGESTDPLSAIIELRPLASPAPPRPRARLAPAAPAGAAPATRIAGRSLAAHRLQDRVDEIAATVAPVLIIGESGVGKTHLARQIQHRWGPNAPVPSVDASTLTPSAVAELRARLSGSFACILEHLDEVPDDAVAPTRRLLDAAVELGAPVIATATSSTPDDLRHQVQTHVRRSVCIPPLRQRIEDLTDLARELLAAEFPDRPTPQLQPAAHRALIDHHWPGNLRELASVLSTAAARSMGFDIKLEHLPADYRTLGAGRRLTSLERTEREAIVRALDESDGNKSLAAHRLGVARSTLYRKIRALGLENETFGS; encoded by the coding sequence ATGCGGCCGGAGATCGAACAGTCCTGGCGCCGCTGCCTCGCAATGGGAGTGACACCCGACAGTTCTCCACTGCGCTATATCGACGACGCACCCACCGATCCGAAGCTTGTGCGTGCGGCGCGGCCGGTCCTGGATCGGTTGGCCGATCAACTCGCCGATGCACCGGTGACGATCCTGCTCGCCTCGCAGGATGCGACCATCGTCGACCGGCGGGCCGGGCAGCGGTCGCTGCTCGGTCGTCTCGACCGGGCCCAGGTCGCCCCGGGGTTCATCTTCGCCGAGGAATGCGCCGGAACCAACGGGATCGGCACCGCCCTCGAAGAACGCAAAGCGTTCCGGGTCCGCGGGGAAGAGCACCTGCTCGAGTCGCTGCACCCGCTGGCCTGTGTCGGCTCCCCGATCGTCGACCCGGTCTCACGCGCGGTGACCGGCATCGTCGACATCACCTGCCAGGTCGACGATGTCAACGAGCTGATGGCACCGCTGGTGCTCTCGGCGGTACGCGACATCGAAGAACGACTGTTCGCCCTGTCCGCCCGCAGCGAGCAGAACCTGCTGCGCGAATACATGCGCAGCAAACGCCGCGGCCACGCCGCGGTGGTGGCGATGAGCCGGGACACGGTGATCGCGACCCCGACGGTGTCACGGTTGATGGACTCGACCGATCAGATGATGATCTGGGACTGGATCAGCACCCATCTGGCCGCCAAGGACGAATGGGAAGGACCGCTGCGTTTCGCCGAGGGGATCGACGTGCGGGTCCATGCCCGCCGGGTCGGTGAGTCCACCGATCCGCTCAGCGCGATCATCGAACTGCGCCCGCTGGCCTCCCCGGCTCCGCCGCGTCCGCGCGCCCGCCTGGCCCCCGCCGCGCCCGCCGGTGCGGCGCCGGCGACGCGTATCGCCGGCCGCAGCCTGGCCGCGCACCGACTCCAGGACCGGGTCGACGAGATCGCCGCGACCGTCGCGCCGGTGCTGATCATCGGCGAGTCCGGTGTCGGCAAAACCCATCTGGCCCGGCAGATCCAGCACCGCTGGGGACCGAACGCCCCGGTCCCGAGCGTCGACGCGTCGACGTTGACCCCCTCGGCGGTGGCCGAGTTGCGGGCGCGTCTGTCCGGCAGTTTCGCGTGCATCCTCGAGCACCTCGACGAGGTCCCCGACGACGCTGTCGCTCCTACCCGGCGGTTGCTCGACGCCGCCGTCGAGCTCGGTGCACCGGTGATCGCCACCGCCACCTCGAGCACCCCCGACGATCTGCGCCATCAGGTGCAGACCCATGTGCGGCGCAGTGTGTGCATCCCACCGCTGCGCCAGCGCATCGAAGATCTCACCGATCTCGCGCGGGAGTTGCTCGCCGCCGAATTCCCCGACCGTCCGACCCCGCAACTGCAACCGGCCGCGCATCGGGCGTTGATCGACCATCACTGGCCCGGCAACCTGCGCGAACTCGCCTCGGTGCTCAGTACCGCGGCGGCACGGTCGATGGGATTCGACATCAAACTCGAACATCTGCCCGCCGACTACCGCACCCTCGGTGCCGGCCGCCGGTTGACCTCGCTCGAACGCACCGAACGCGAAGCGATCGTCCGCGCCCTCGACGAGTCCGACGGCAACAAATCCCTCGCCGCCCACCGACTCGGTGTGGCCCGCTCGACCCTCTACCGCAAGATCCGCGCACTGGGCCTGGAAAACGAAACGTTCGGTTCCTGA
- a CDS encoding SMP-30/gluconolactonase/LRE family protein, whose protein sequence is MREHRSAVFSTGHQFLEGLRWHHGKLWASDFFSKTVKTFNADGSYTDVAEVEGSPSGLGFLDDGSVLVVSQMDRTVVRIGPDGTQSVHADFSQYAGGIGNDMIVTGKGDAYVGNFGFALGEEDPKTTRLVHVSADGSINPVGGEVLFPNGMAITPDRVLLTAQTWRHCITAFDIQEDGSLANERIWAQLDDSVHPDGIALDADGGVWFGNALTLKSDSGFYRVVEGGEITDRVAIDGAWSVTCAFGGDDLRTLYMACNVTTLEEFHDGKSTSVVATANVGYKGSPAM, encoded by the coding sequence ATGAGAGAGCACCGCTCGGCCGTTTTCTCGACCGGTCACCAGTTCCTCGAAGGTCTTCGTTGGCACCATGGCAAGCTCTGGGCCAGTGATTTCTTCAGCAAGACGGTGAAGACGTTCAACGCCGACGGTTCGTACACCGACGTCGCCGAGGTCGAAGGCTCGCCATCGGGACTGGGCTTCCTGGATGACGGTTCGGTCCTCGTCGTGTCACAGATGGATCGAACCGTCGTGCGGATCGGACCCGACGGTACACAGTCGGTGCACGCTGACTTCAGCCAGTACGCCGGTGGCATCGGCAACGACATGATCGTCACAGGCAAAGGTGATGCGTACGTCGGAAACTTCGGTTTCGCTCTCGGGGAGGAAGACCCGAAGACAACACGCTTGGTCCATGTGTCCGCAGACGGCTCCATCAACCCCGTCGGTGGTGAAGTTCTGTTCCCGAACGGCATGGCGATCACCCCGGACAGAGTTCTTCTCACCGCCCAGACATGGCGGCACTGCATCACGGCGTTCGACATCCAGGAAGACGGAAGCCTGGCCAACGAGCGAATCTGGGCCCAGCTCGACGATTCCGTTCACCCGGATGGCATCGCACTCGACGCTGACGGCGGTGTGTGGTTCGGCAACGCGTTGACCCTCAAGTCGGACAGTGGCTTCTACCGAGTTGTCGAGGGAGGAGAGATCACCGACAGGGTTGCGATCGATGGGGCCTGGTCGGTCACCTGTGCATTCGGCGGTGACGATCTCCGCACCCTGTACATGGCGTGCAATGTGACCACGCTCGAGGAGTTTCACGACGGCAAGTCGACTTCGGTAGTCGCGACTGCGAACGTCGGTTACAAGGGCAGCCCGGCAATGTGA
- a CDS encoding integrase core domain-containing protein: MVWALDFQLDSTVDGKTVKIASMVDEHTRMSLLNIVDRSITAGRLIEGLEKAFAMWGGPPLVLRMDNGPEFISEALRDFCAGSVGVSYIPPGTPWNNGFIESFNNRLRDECLNRNYWPTLLEARVVIEDFKDDHNHRHRHSALGYKTPAEYAAGCTHRHQPVACEID; this comes from the coding sequence GTGGTGTGGGCATTGGACTTCCAGCTCGATTCGACCGTCGACGGCAAGACGGTGAAGATCGCGTCGATGGTCGATGAACATACCCGGATGTCGTTGTTGAACATCGTGGACCGCTCGATCACCGCCGGCCGGTTGATCGAGGGCTTGGAGAAGGCGTTCGCGATGTGGGGTGGGCCGCCGCTGGTGTTGCGCATGGACAATGGGCCTGAGTTCATCTCGGAAGCGCTGCGGGACTTCTGTGCTGGGTCGGTGGGGGTGTCCTACATTCCGCCGGGCACGCCGTGGAACAACGGGTTCATCGAGTCGTTCAACAACCGGTTGCGCGATGAGTGTCTGAACCGCAACTACTGGCCCACTCTGCTCGAGGCCCGGGTGGTGATCGAGGACTTCAAGGACGACCATAATCACCGACACCGTCATTCGGCATTGGGGTACAAGACCCCCGCCGAGTACGCTGCCGGATGCACCCACCGGCACCAACCGGTGGCGTGCGAGATCGACTGA
- a CDS encoding YciI family protein, whose amino-acid sequence MALFAVIWSYTTDASVKEAAHADHLVFVKDAAAKGVLQEAGAWADGAGALLVFKADSEDDLQALLAKDPYVTQGVVVDQTIYQWKPVLGPLVGI is encoded by the coding sequence ATGGCCCTGTTCGCTGTTATCTGGTCGTACACCACTGACGCATCCGTCAAAGAGGCCGCCCATGCCGACCACCTGGTCTTCGTCAAGGACGCGGCCGCCAAAGGCGTGCTACAGGAAGCGGGCGCCTGGGCCGACGGAGCCGGCGCGCTGCTCGTGTTCAAGGCGGACAGCGAAGACGACCTGCAGGCCCTGCTCGCCAAGGACCCCTATGTCACGCAGGGTGTTGTCGTCGACCAGACCATCTACCAGTGGAAGCCCGTCCTCGGACCCCTCGTGGGAATCTGA
- a CDS encoding IS3 family transposase (programmed frameshift): MAGRKRHSAEDIVRKLRRADELAAEGKNGEEIAAALEVSAATLYNWRRQYGGMDADAAKELKELREQNSRLKRLLADAELEKDALREIGEGKILSPTAKRAAITMLTDTLQMSERFACKVVGLSRSVYRRLPLAQTPGDPDADLRAELRRYSRKHPRHGFRRAWAWLRYDQGIEVNKKKVHRLWKEEGLQVRRAPRRKRAGLSSVPVVDADAPNVVWALDFQLDSTVDGKTVKIASMVDEHTRMSLLNIVDRSITAGRLIEGLEKAFAMWGGPPLVLRMDNGPEFISEALRDFCAGSVGVSYIPPGTPWNNGFIESFNNRLRDECLNRNYWPTLLEARVVIEDFKDDHNHRHRHSALGYKTPAEYAAGCTHRHQPVACEID; this comes from the exons ATGGCGGGACGCAAACGTCACTCGGCCGAGGACATCGTGCGCAAGCTGCGCCGGGCCGACGAGTTGGCCGCGGAAGGCAAGAACGGCGAGGAGATCGCCGCCGCGCTCGAGGTGTCGGCGGCGACGCTGTACAACTGGCGTCGTCAATACGGCGGCATGGATGCCGATGCGGCGAAGGAGCTCAAGGAACTGCGGGAGCAGAACAGCCGGCTCAAGCGATTGCTCGCAGATGCCGAGTTGGAGAAGGACGCGTTGCGGGAGATCG GCGAAGGGAAAATTCTAAGCCCGACCGCCAAACGCGCCGCGATCACCATGCTCACCGACACCCTACAGATGTCGGAGCGGTTCGCGTGCAAGGTCGTTGGGCTCTCCCGATCGGTTTACCGGCGGTTGCCGTTGGCGCAGACACCAGGCGACCCGGACGCCGATCTGCGCGCAGAGTTGCGCAGGTATTCCCGCAAGCATCCGCGGCACGGGTTTCGTCGGGCGTGGGCATGGCTGCGCTACGACCAGGGCATCGAGGTGAACAAGAAGAAGGTGCACCGCCTGTGGAAAGAAGAAGGATTGCAGGTCCGGCGTGCTCCACGCCGCAAACGTGCCGGCCTGTCCTCGGTTCCGGTCGTCGACGCTGATGCTCCGAATGTGGTGTGGGCATTGGACTTCCAGCTCGATTCGACCGTCGACGGCAAGACGGTGAAGATCGCGTCGATGGTCGATGAACATACCCGGATGTCGTTGTTGAACATCGTGGACCGCTCGATCACCGCCGGCCGGTTGATCGAGGGCTTGGAGAAGGCGTTCGCGATGTGGGGTGGGCCGCCGCTGGTGTTGCGCATGGACAATGGGCCTGAGTTCATCTCGGAAGCGCTGCGGGACTTCTGTGCTGGGTCGGTGGGGGTGTCCTACATTCCGCCGGGCACGCCGTGGAACAACGGGTTCATCGAGTCGTTCAACAACCGGTTGCGCGATGAGTGTCTGAACCGCAACTACTGGCCCACTCTGCTCGAGGCCCGGGTGGTGATCGAGGACTTCAAGGACGACCATAATCACCGACACCGTCATTCGGCATTGGGGTACAAGACCCCCGCCGAGTACGCTGCCGGATGCACCCACCGGCACCAACCGGTGGCGTGCGAGATCGACTGA
- a CDS encoding enoyl-CoA hydratase-related protein, with protein METFEFIEFEESGATATVWLNRPPANAVSQDMYVELKQFFDNVDKYLPDARVVVVAGRGKHFCGGNDLEEFKTLSPENSPARMKQVREAFFSIRDSAKPTVAAVQGAAVGTGLCIAASCDLVVAAENARFSLPEVNVGVMGGAKHLSRLVPQGMVRLMHLSGDMVPAADIYKFGGIVEVVSNDELMTRAQALADSLARHSPAALRFAKLSMNTIEYMDLKSGYEYEQSLTGELSGYEDSKEAVNAFLERRTPHYTGR; from the coding sequence ATGGAAACGTTCGAGTTTATCGAGTTCGAGGAGTCCGGAGCGACTGCGACGGTCTGGCTCAACCGCCCGCCGGCCAACGCAGTCAGCCAGGACATGTACGTCGAACTGAAGCAGTTCTTCGACAATGTCGACAAGTACCTTCCCGACGCGCGTGTCGTCGTCGTCGCAGGCCGCGGCAAGCATTTCTGCGGTGGCAACGACCTGGAAGAATTCAAGACCCTGTCGCCGGAGAACTCGCCCGCACGCATGAAACAGGTACGCGAGGCCTTTTTCTCGATCCGGGACAGTGCGAAGCCGACGGTGGCAGCGGTGCAGGGTGCGGCTGTCGGTACGGGCCTGTGCATTGCAGCCTCGTGTGACCTGGTCGTAGCTGCGGAGAACGCGCGATTTTCATTGCCTGAAGTGAACGTGGGGGTTATGGGTGGCGCCAAGCATCTCTCGCGTCTCGTCCCACAAGGCATGGTCCGCTTGATGCATCTGAGCGGTGACATGGTGCCGGCCGCAGACATTTACAAGTTCGGTGGGATCGTCGAGGTCGTCTCGAACGACGAGCTGATGACTCGTGCCCAGGCTCTCGCCGATTCACTTGCCCGGCACAGCCCGGCCGCACTGCGCTTCGCGAAGCTGAGTATGAACACCATCGAGTACATGGACCTCAAGTCCGGCTACGAGTACGAGCAGTCGCTCACCGGTGAACTGTCCGGTTACGAGGACTCCAAGGAAGCAGTCAACGCCTTCCTCGAACGTCGTACTCCCCACTACACGGGCAGGTGA
- a CDS encoding acyl-CoA dehydrogenase family protein, with protein MTTDLAEYRSGVRAWLADADIPTVPLDLDERFDVLRDWQQVLFEAGGLGISWSKEAGGQGLSHLHQLAFAEELAYARAPMPIGLIGLDVVGPSIDEFGQQWQREELLPKLLSGEHIWCQGFSEPGAGSDLASLRTRAVLDGDEFVISGQKVWTSWAHKAQWCALLVRTDPAAHKHAGISYLLVDMSTPGITPKPLEQMTGDREFCEVFFDEVRVPRRNLVGELNGGWAVATHTLGIERAAYTLRRRVDYEVAFEDAVAALRDHGLPAPETGLGRRVRIAIGKAHVALKVLGAQTQKTVARLAAGEVPTPEDSVDKLLLNEVEQIIFGEIAELLGPYRAVEESRPLGLASDRWAHDHLYSRATSIYGGTSQIQRNIISERLLGLPRG; from the coding sequence ATGACGACGGATCTGGCCGAGTATCGGTCCGGGGTCCGCGCGTGGCTGGCCGACGCGGACATTCCCACCGTTCCCCTCGATCTCGACGAGCGATTCGATGTTCTGCGCGACTGGCAGCAAGTGCTGTTCGAAGCCGGAGGGTTGGGCATCAGCTGGAGCAAGGAGGCCGGTGGCCAAGGGCTGTCCCATCTGCACCAACTGGCGTTCGCTGAAGAATTGGCCTATGCCCGGGCGCCGATGCCTATCGGTCTGATCGGCCTCGACGTCGTCGGACCATCGATCGACGAGTTCGGCCAGCAGTGGCAGAGAGAAGAACTCCTACCGAAGCTGCTCTCCGGTGAGCACATCTGGTGCCAGGGCTTCTCCGAACCCGGGGCCGGATCGGACCTTGCCTCGCTGCGCACCCGGGCCGTGCTCGACGGTGACGAGTTCGTCATCTCCGGCCAGAAGGTATGGACCAGCTGGGCGCACAAGGCACAATGGTGTGCGCTGCTCGTTCGTACCGACCCTGCGGCACACAAGCACGCCGGAATCAGCTACCTGCTGGTGGATATGTCCACGCCGGGAATCACGCCGAAGCCACTGGAGCAGATGACGGGCGACCGCGAATTCTGTGAGGTCTTCTTCGACGAAGTGCGCGTTCCGCGGCGGAATCTTGTCGGAGAGCTCAACGGCGGTTGGGCTGTTGCGACGCACACTCTCGGCATCGAGCGCGCCGCCTACACGTTGCGCCGGCGAGTCGATTACGAGGTCGCGTTCGAAGACGCCGTCGCTGCGCTTCGAGATCATGGGCTTCCCGCGCCGGAAACCGGGCTCGGACGCCGTGTACGCATAGCGATCGGCAAGGCACACGTTGCATTGAAAGTCCTGGGCGCGCAAACGCAGAAAACGGTCGCGCGACTCGCTGCGGGAGAGGTCCCGACTCCGGAGGATTCCGTCGACAAGCTTCTGCTCAACGAGGTCGAGCAGATAATTTTCGGGGAGATCGCCGAGCTTCTCGGTCCATACCGGGCCGTCGAGGAAAGTCGGCCGTTGGGGCTGGCATCAGATCGGTGGGCACATGACCACCTCTATTCGCGGGCGACCTCCATCTATGGCGGCACCTCTCAGATTCAGCGAAATATCATCTCGGAACGACTGCTAGGACTCCCTCGTGGCTGA
- a CDS encoding acyl-CoA dehydrogenase family protein, with protein sequence MADDTTTAELANSLEDFLARSYDSATRRAVLSERRVTELGGVLGEMGVFATSVPEVFGGLGLPMASLGPLFTLYGRYLVPGPLLENSLLPAVLAADAPETARAVFKAAMSGDGQLALVDPHATGDWDGGSITVRNGRLFGRCHLVRFGGDATQLVVVSDDQQLWLVDPHAGGLEMIQTDANADPLSSFASVGLDGVAGTPLADASAAPRLIEEIRSWVRTLVACELSGIAAHCVRTTIDYAKEREQFGRPIGSYQAIKHIIADMHVHAASVRNLCDSVLADTVNSGAPTAVDAAVLKAHASKVAVEVCQDAIQVHGGIGFTAEVDLHWFYKRALALRPWYGDTRTLEEMVGAAALAQTTEHASTAKAV encoded by the coding sequence GTGGCTGACGACACCACTACTGCAGAACTGGCCAACAGCCTGGAAGACTTCCTCGCTCGCAGTTACGATTCCGCCACCCGACGCGCAGTGCTCTCGGAGAGGAGGGTCACCGAGCTCGGTGGTGTTCTCGGCGAGATGGGAGTGTTCGCTACCTCTGTACCCGAGGTGTTCGGCGGGCTGGGGCTTCCGATGGCGTCGCTCGGACCGTTGTTCACCCTGTACGGCAGGTATCTGGTACCGGGGCCATTGCTGGAGAACTCGCTACTTCCTGCTGTTCTGGCCGCTGATGCACCGGAGACCGCCCGCGCAGTGTTCAAGGCAGCGATGAGCGGTGACGGACAGTTGGCCCTCGTCGATCCGCACGCCACCGGAGACTGGGACGGCGGATCGATCACCGTCCGCAACGGCAGACTCTTCGGACGCTGTCACCTCGTTCGGTTCGGTGGTGATGCTACGCAGCTGGTCGTCGTTTCGGATGATCAGCAGTTATGGCTCGTCGATCCCCATGCGGGAGGCCTCGAGATGATCCAGACCGATGCCAACGCAGATCCGCTCTCGTCTTTCGCCTCGGTTGGTCTGGACGGCGTCGCAGGCACGCCGCTCGCTGATGCGTCTGCAGCGCCGAGGCTGATCGAAGAGATCCGTTCGTGGGTCAGAACGCTCGTCGCATGTGAGTTGAGTGGAATCGCCGCCCATTGCGTACGCACCACGATCGATTACGCGAAGGAGCGTGAGCAATTCGGTCGGCCGATCGGATCTTACCAGGCGATCAAGCACATCATCGCCGATATGCATGTACATGCCGCCTCGGTTCGGAATCTCTGCGATTCCGTACTCGCGGACACGGTGAACAGCGGAGCGCCGACAGCGGTCGACGCAGCTGTGCTGAAGGCGCACGCTTCCAAGGTGGCCGTCGAGGTCTGCCAGGACGCGATCCAGGTGCACGGCGGAATCGGATTCACCGCCGAGGTCGATCTGCACTGGTTCTACAAACGAGCGCTCGCCCTACGACCCTGGTACGGCGATACCCGGACATTGGAAGAGATGGTCGGTGCGGCAGCATTGGCGCAGACCACAGAACACGCAAGCACGGCGAAGGCGGTCTGA
- a CDS encoding AMP-binding protein has translation MIPRGGNVAPTRDYVASGDWDGAFIDDYLATAAAAVPDRMALAEPTRSLTFAEFDAAVNALASAMQAHGIAPGDIVSWQLPNWIEACVVHLAAIRIGAVSNPIIPIYRQTETAFILRQSASKIVFVPSVFRNFDYAAMACEIARELDEPPTVVVVGEGSPASGIRYDAFVEGAEKPNRVDRSPDDVVLLLYTSGTTSDPKGAMHSHNTLNYENRSIADLLELSESDVIFMPSPVGHITGILYGIQLPPMLRSGVALLDVWSPQAGMRLIDEHRCTTTVAATPFLHGIVHDPSGSSHDLSSMRNFLCGGADVPPDLVIEATDTLDALVARVYGSTEFPTASAGKRNDPLTKRATTDGRAIKSAEIRIVDDDMQDVTPGVPGEILLRGPEMFLGYLDNRLNDSAFTADGWFRSGDLGRLDTEGYLEIVGRKKDIIIRGGENLSAKEVEDHLFAHPMIADVAVVGSPDPVLGERVCAIVVPEPEVEIELEHLTGWLIERNIARQKLPESLIVVDELPRTASGKIQKFKLRELAADRVKGTVHR, from the coding sequence ATGATCCCACGAGGTGGAAATGTCGCTCCCACTCGCGACTACGTGGCGTCCGGGGATTGGGACGGCGCCTTCATCGACGACTATCTGGCGACCGCAGCCGCCGCGGTACCGGACCGGATGGCACTGGCCGAGCCGACCCGATCGTTGACCTTCGCCGAGTTCGACGCAGCAGTGAACGCGTTGGCAAGCGCCATGCAAGCGCATGGCATTGCGCCTGGCGATATCGTCTCGTGGCAGTTACCGAACTGGATCGAAGCGTGCGTGGTCCATCTGGCTGCCATACGTATCGGTGCTGTGAGCAACCCGATCATCCCGATCTACCGGCAGACCGAGACCGCGTTCATTCTGCGACAGTCTGCTTCGAAAATCGTCTTTGTCCCGTCGGTCTTCCGGAACTTCGACTATGCGGCGATGGCCTGCGAGATCGCTCGTGAACTGGACGAACCACCCACCGTCGTAGTAGTCGGTGAGGGGAGCCCAGCCAGCGGCATCCGGTACGACGCCTTCGTCGAAGGCGCGGAAAAGCCGAACCGTGTCGACCGCTCACCGGACGATGTGGTGCTACTGCTGTACACCTCGGGAACCACATCCGATCCCAAGGGCGCGATGCACAGCCACAACACTCTCAACTACGAGAACCGCAGCATCGCCGACCTTCTCGAACTGAGCGAATCCGATGTAATCTTCATGCCATCGCCGGTCGGACACATCACCGGAATCCTGTACGGGATCCAGCTACCACCGATGCTGCGCAGCGGCGTGGCACTGCTCGATGTCTGGAGTCCGCAGGCGGGCATGCGTCTGATCGACGAGCACCGCTGCACCACGACGGTCGCTGCGACTCCGTTCCTGCACGGGATCGTCCACGACCCGTCCGGCTCGTCACATGACCTCTCCTCGATGAGGAACTTCCTTTGTGGTGGCGCCGATGTTCCCCCTGACCTGGTCATCGAGGCCACCGACACCCTTGATGCTCTGGTTGCGCGTGTCTACGGATCGACGGAGTTTCCGACGGCATCGGCCGGCAAGCGCAACGATCCCTTGACCAAACGAGCAACGACAGATGGCCGAGCAATCAAGTCTGCGGAGATCCGAATCGTCGACGACGACATGCAGGACGTGACCCCAGGGGTTCCCGGTGAGATTCTGCTGCGCGGGCCGGAGATGTTCCTCGGATATCTCGACAACCGACTCAACGACAGTGCGTTCACCGCGGACGGTTGGTTCCGCAGCGGTGACCTCGGACGTCTCGACACCGAGGGCTACCTCGAGATCGTCGGCCGCAAGAAGGACATCATCATCCGCGGCGGCGAGAATCTCAGTGCCAAAGAGGTAGAGGACCACCTGTTCGCCCATCCGATGATTGCCGACGTCGCGGTCGTCGGATCGCCGGATCCCGTCCTCGGAGAACGAGTCTGCGCGATCGTTGTACCGGAGCCCGAAGTCGAGATCGAGCTCGAGCATCTCACCGGCTGGTTGATCGAACGCAACATCGCACGGCAGAAGCTCCCGGAAAGCCTGATCGTCGTCGACGAGTTGCCGCGGACGGCAAGCGGGAAGATCCAGAAGTTCAAATTGCGGGAGCTCGCGGCGGACCGCGTCAAAGGCACAGTCCACCGTTGA